In Nocardia yunnanensis, one DNA window encodes the following:
- a CDS encoding single-stranded DNA-binding protein has translation MAQGDTVITVIGNLTADPELRFTPAGAAVANFTVASTPRVFDRNTNEWKDGEALFLRCNIWREAAENVAESLTRGSRVIVSGRLKQRSYETREGEKRTVVELEVDEVGPSLRYATAKVNKTTRGGGGGGFGGGGQGGGGQQGGGGFSGGGSGGGRGGQSAGDDPWGSAPAAGSFGGGPMDDEPPF, from the coding sequence ATGGCCCAAGGCGACACGGTCATCACCGTCATCGGCAATCTGACGGCTGACCCCGAGCTTCGATTCACGCCCGCGGGAGCGGCCGTCGCGAACTTCACCGTCGCGTCGACTCCCCGTGTGTTCGACCGTAATACCAATGAATGGAAAGACGGCGAAGCGCTTTTTCTGCGCTGCAACATCTGGCGTGAAGCTGCGGAGAATGTCGCCGAGAGCCTGACCCGCGGCTCGCGAGTGATCGTGAGCGGCCGGCTCAAGCAGCGCTCCTACGAAACCCGCGAGGGTGAGAAGCGCACGGTGGTCGAGCTCGAGGTCGACGAGGTGGGTCCCTCCCTGCGGTACGCGACCGCGAAGGTCAACAAGACCACCCGTGGCGGTGGTGGCGGCGGCTTCGGCGGTGGCGGACAGGGCGGCGGCGGCCAGCAAGGCGGCGGCGGCTTTTCCGGTGGTGGCAGTGGTGGGGGTCGTGGCGGCCAGAGCGCCGGCGACGACCCGTGGGGCAGCGCCCCCGCGGCCGGCTCCTTCGGGGGCGGGCCCATGGACGACGAACCGCCGTTCTAG
- the rpsR gene encoding 30S ribosomal protein S18, which produces MPKAPAREKVLKKKACTFCKEDKAGKKNNTAGAKIDYKDTALLRKYVSDRGKIRARRVTGNCVQHQRDIAVAVKNSREVALLPYVSTAR; this is translated from the coding sequence ATGCCCAAAGCACCGGCACGCGAAAAGGTGCTCAAGAAGAAGGCCTGCACCTTCTGCAAGGAAGACAAGGCCGGCAAGAAGAACAACACGGCCGGCGCCAAGATCGACTACAAGGACACCGCGCTGCTGCGCAAGTACGTGTCCGATCGTGGCAAGATCCGCGCCCGCCGGGTGACCGGCAACTGCGTCCAGCACCAGCGCGATATCGCTGTCGCCGTGAAGAACTCGCGTGAGGTCGCTCTGCTGCCTTACGTGTCCACCGCTCGCTGA
- the dnaB gene encoding replicative DNA helicase, translating into MAVVDDRGHDDHGPSDYSDAPGEDFGRQPPHDMAAEQSVLGGMLLSKDAIADVVEVIRPGDFYRPAHTAVYDAILDLYGRGEPADPVTVAATLDRRGELKRIGGAPYLVTLTQTVPTAANAGYYAEIVAEKAILRRLVEAGTRIVQYGYAGADGQDVAEVVDRAQAELYDVTERRSSEDFAPLTDILQPTMDELDSIASRGGISLGVPTGFTELDEITNGLHPGQMIIVAARPGVGKALALDTPLPTPTGWTTMGEVEIGDELLDAQGRRTRVLAATEVMTGRPCYEVEFSDGAVIVADEEHLWLTVSQMHGSRPAIRTTGEIAHSVRTSDDALNHWVPESGGSDKRHIVDVRKIDSVPVRCVEVDNSDHLYLAGPTMIPTHNSTLGMDFMRSCSIKHGMASVIFSLEMSRTEIVMRLLSAEAKIKLGDMRSGRMSDDDWTKLARRMSEISEAPLFVDDSPNLTMMEIRAKARRLKQRHDLRLIVVDYLQLMTSGKKTESRQQEVSEFSRSLKLMAKELEVPVIAISQLNRGPEQRTDKRPMVSDLRESGCLPASTRILRADTGSEITLGELLESGEQPLVWSLDERMRMVARPMVKVFPSGRKEVFRLRLASGRTVDATGNHPFLTLDGWIPLERLNIGDQLAVPRIVREPAGVEQMPYDEVIELAHTVAADGEAIPGRVFSLPNDQVADFLKALWASGAGSIRWDAAHNHGRIEYSSVDRRLIDDLAQLLLRLGVHSVVKTKSVSDRPQWLLQVASADNQTAFLNAIGAKGFDPAAPVTPARPVAEAQAGTIPEQVTSEVQTLLATKEISPTDIGSALNSRFCGSTAAKHSPTRSRLARVAAVLDDAGIDMYATNDVRWDHIVEITSVGEQDVYDGTVSETHNFVAQGISVHNSLEQDADMVILLHRPDAFERDDPRGGEADLILGKHRNGPTATITVAHQLHLSRFVDMARG; encoded by the coding sequence ATGGCAGTCGTCGACGATCGCGGCCACGACGATCACGGACCTTCCGACTATTCCGACGCCCCCGGTGAGGATTTCGGCCGCCAGCCACCCCACGACATGGCCGCCGAGCAATCCGTCCTCGGCGGCATGCTGTTGTCCAAGGACGCCATCGCCGACGTGGTCGAGGTCATCCGCCCCGGCGACTTCTACCGCCCCGCGCACACGGCCGTCTACGACGCCATCCTCGACCTCTACGGTCGCGGCGAACCCGCCGACCCGGTCACCGTGGCCGCCACCCTGGACCGTCGCGGCGAGCTCAAGCGCATCGGCGGCGCCCCCTACCTCGTCACCCTGACCCAAACGGTCCCCACCGCCGCCAACGCCGGCTACTACGCCGAAATCGTCGCGGAGAAGGCGATTCTCCGCCGCCTGGTCGAAGCCGGCACCCGCATCGTCCAATACGGCTACGCCGGCGCCGACGGCCAAGATGTAGCCGAGGTAGTGGACCGAGCCCAAGCCGAACTCTACGACGTCACCGAACGCCGCTCCTCCGAGGATTTCGCCCCCCTCACCGACATCCTCCAGCCCACGATGGACGAACTCGACTCCATCGCCTCCCGAGGCGGCATCTCCCTGGGCGTCCCCACCGGCTTCACCGAACTGGACGAAATCACCAACGGCCTCCACCCCGGCCAAATGATCATCGTCGCCGCCCGCCCCGGCGTCGGAAAAGCCCTAGCCCTCGACACCCCCCTCCCCACCCCCACCGGCTGGACCACCATGGGCGAGGTCGAAATCGGCGACGAACTCCTCGACGCCCAGGGACGTCGGACGCGAGTGCTGGCCGCCACCGAGGTGATGACCGGGCGCCCTTGCTACGAGGTCGAATTCTCCGACGGCGCCGTCATCGTCGCTGATGAAGAGCACCTCTGGCTGACCGTCTCGCAGATGCACGGTTCCCGCCCCGCGATTCGAACCACCGGCGAAATCGCCCACAGTGTGCGGACTTCCGACGACGCACTGAATCACTGGGTGCCCGAGTCCGGGGGTTCGGACAAGCGACACATCGTCGACGTCCGAAAGATCGACAGTGTCCCCGTCCGCTGTGTAGAGGTCGACAACAGCGACCACCTGTACCTCGCGGGCCCCACCATGATCCCGACCCACAATTCCACGCTGGGAATGGATTTCATGCGGAGTTGCTCTATCAAGCATGGGATGGCGAGTGTCATTTTCTCGTTGGAAATGAGTCGCACGGAAATCGTCATGCGTTTGCTGTCGGCCGAGGCGAAAATCAAGCTAGGGGATATGCGTTCGGGGCGGATGAGTGATGACGACTGGACCAAGCTCGCTCGGCGGATGAGTGAGATCTCCGAAGCGCCGCTGTTCGTCGATGATTCGCCCAACCTCACCATGATGGAGATCCGGGCCAAGGCGCGCCGCCTCAAGCAGCGCCACGACCTCCGCCTCATCGTCGTCGACTACCTCCAGCTGATGACCTCCGGCAAGAAAACCGAATCCCGCCAGCAGGAAGTCTCGGAATTCTCCCGAAGCCTGAAACTGATGGCGAAGGAACTCGAGGTCCCGGTCATCGCGATCTCCCAGCTCAACCGCGGTCCCGAACAGCGAACCGACAAACGCCCCATGGTGTCCGACCTTCGTGAGTCGGGGTGCCTGCCGGCGTCGACGCGAATTCTTCGAGCTGACACGGGCAGTGAGATCACGCTCGGCGAACTGCTGGAAAGTGGTGAGCAGCCGCTGGTGTGGTCGCTCGACGAGCGGATGCGCATGGTTGCCCGCCCGATGGTCAAGGTCTTCCCTAGTGGTCGCAAGGAAGTCTTCCGGCTCCGGCTCGCTTCGGGACGTACGGTCGACGCAACCGGGAACCATCCATTCTTGACCTTGGATGGGTGGATTCCCTTGGAGAGACTCAACATCGGTGATCAGCTCGCGGTTCCACGCATCGTTCGCGAACCCGCGGGCGTCGAACAGATGCCGTACGACGAGGTCATCGAACTGGCACACACCGTCGCAGCAGACGGGGAGGCCATACCCGGTCGAGTGTTCTCGCTTCCCAACGATCAGGTCGCTGATTTCCTGAAAGCGTTGTGGGCTTCCGGCGCCGGATCGATCCGCTGGGATGCCGCGCACAATCACGGCCGGATCGAATACTCGTCGGTCGATCGACGTCTGATTGACGATCTCGCACAGTTGCTCCTGCGCTTGGGCGTGCACAGCGTCGTCAAGACAAAGTCCGTCTCCGATCGCCCGCAATGGCTGCTCCAGGTCGCCAGCGCGGACAACCAGACAGCCTTCCTGAACGCAATCGGCGCAAAGGGATTCGACCCGGCAGCTCCGGTCACCCCAGCACGGCCGGTGGCCGAGGCGCAGGCCGGTACGATCCCCGAACAGGTCACCAGCGAAGTCCAGACTCTCCTGGCGACGAAGGAGATCTCGCCCACGGATATCGGCTCGGCCTTGAATTCACGTTTCTGCGGTTCCACCGCAGCCAAGCACTCCCCCACCCGTTCTCGCCTCGCACGCGTCGCCGCTGTCCTGGACGATGCGGGCATCGATATGTACGCGACCAACGACGTCCGCTGGGACCATATCGTCGAAATCACCAGCGTCGGCGAGCAAGACGTTTACGACGGCACTGTCTCCGAGACACACAACTTTGTGGCGCAAGGGATTTCCGTCCATAACAGTCTCGAGCAGGACGCCGACATGGTCATCCTGCTGCACCGTCCGGATGCCTTCGAACGAGACGACCCTCGAGGCGGAGAAGCCGACCTCATCCTCGGCAAACACCGAAACGGCCCCACCGCGACGATTACTGTTGCCCACCAGCTGCATTTGAGCCGCTTCGTCGACATGGCGCGCGGGTAA
- a CDS encoding TnsA-like heteromeric transposase endonuclease subunit: MGETIKLSQVFVAEGSAVVGMPRAKAVTARVRTHTGEVVSFPWDEMSGRRFTEVEPWRTFRWRNGQRHYSGSYWAATEGRHVIYESRLELAHLLFADFDPNVNHIVAQPLQIQAVVDEHMRRHVPDFLLLAANGPILADVKPRRSLSDPRVEFTVAWTRELAEQLGWRYEVMSEPNPVRLDNVRFLAGYRRRWLFPPELLRRLESGEVDGAPLSRACGMLPDWPEPVVKAAILHLLWSQHFCADIDAALTGALVLSRGPK, translated from the coding sequence GTGGGTGAGACAATCAAGCTGTCTCAAGTTTTCGTCGCGGAAGGGTCGGCGGTGGTTGGGATGCCACGGGCCAAAGCAGTAACTGCGCGAGTGCGGACTCACACCGGTGAGGTGGTGAGCTTCCCGTGGGACGAGATGAGCGGTCGCAGGTTCACGGAAGTGGAGCCGTGGCGGACGTTTCGATGGCGCAACGGTCAGCGTCACTACTCGGGATCGTATTGGGCGGCAACCGAAGGCCGCCATGTGATCTACGAGTCGCGACTGGAGCTGGCCCACCTACTCTTCGCCGATTTCGATCCGAACGTGAATCACATTGTGGCGCAGCCTCTTCAGATTCAGGCAGTGGTGGACGAACATATGCGGCGACATGTCCCGGACTTCCTGCTGCTCGCCGCCAACGGACCGATCCTTGCGGACGTCAAGCCGCGGAGGAGCTTGTCGGACCCCCGAGTGGAATTCACAGTGGCATGGACCAGAGAGCTGGCCGAGCAGCTGGGCTGGCGTTACGAGGTGATGAGCGAGCCAAATCCGGTGCGGCTCGACAACGTCCGCTTCTTGGCGGGATATCGACGGCGGTGGCTATTCCCGCCAGAGCTGTTGCGGAGGCTGGAATCTGGTGAAGTCGACGGCGCTCCGCTCTCTCGTGCATGTGGCATGCTGCCGGATTGGCCGGAACCGGTGGTGAAGGCAGCGATCCTGCATCTGCTGTGGTCACAGCATTTCTGTGCGGATATCGACGCTGCGCTGACGGGGGCGCTCGTACTGTCACGGGGGCCGAAATGA
- the rplI gene encoding 50S ribosomal protein L9, with protein MKLILTADVDNLGAPGDTVEVKDGYGRNFLLPRGLAIVATRGAQKQVEGIRRAQDARRVRDLDHANELKQALEGLSGVSLAVKTAGTGKLFGSVTAADVASAIKAAGGPVVDKRSIELPKAHIKSTGKHGVVVHLHPDVIAKVDLQVNAAE; from the coding sequence ATGAAGCTCATCCTCACCGCTGATGTCGACAACCTCGGTGCGCCCGGCGACACCGTGGAGGTCAAGGACGGCTACGGCCGCAACTTCCTGCTCCCGCGCGGTCTGGCCATCGTGGCCACCCGGGGCGCGCAGAAGCAGGTCGAGGGCATTCGCCGGGCGCAGGACGCCCGTCGCGTGCGCGACCTGGACCACGCCAACGAGCTGAAGCAGGCCCTCGAGGGTCTGTCCGGCGTGTCCCTCGCGGTCAAGACCGCGGGCACCGGCAAGCTCTTCGGTTCGGTCACCGCCGCCGATGTCGCCTCGGCCATCAAGGCCGCCGGTGGCCCGGTCGTCGACAAGCGCAGCATCGAGCTGCCGAAGGCGCACATCAAGAGCACCGGTAAGCACGGTGTCGTGGTGCATCTGCACCCGGATGTGATCGCCAAGGTCGACCTGCAGGTCAACGCCGCCGAGTAA